A single window of Anopheles moucheti chromosome 2, idAnoMoucSN_F20_07, whole genome shotgun sequence DNA harbors:
- the LOC128297678 gene encoding glucose dehydrogenase [FAD, quinone]-like, translating into MKDFTAKMSSAPLVLLVLAITSRAGVAMQDTFFQRLFDETSVLFNNGTPRIPDTTDFRKEYDFIIIGAGSGGSVMANRLSEMRDWNVLLLEAGKEGNMLTEVPLTAGLTSITGYNWGYKADPMKGACLGLKGGVCNWPKGRGLGGTSLINFLIYTRGHRRDYDGWEQAGNPGWGFRDVLEYFKKSERVQIPELRNSPYRSTAGPVDVEESSFETPLLKRFIDAGRDLGYMETDPNGEIQLGFGKAQATMRRGRRCSAAKAYLVPAARRPNLDISMYSRVTKILIDPVTKLAYGVEFIKGRRRFVIRARKEVILAAGAIASPQLLMLSGVGPRDHLKEIGIPMVQDLAVGYNLQDHLNLPGLVFPVDQPVTVRERDMRSPRYIIDYMMNGRGPFTSPGGAEGVAFVKTNISFTPPDYPDIELVMGTGAYNNDESGSLRATIGITDEFYHHTYGSILGKHAFSVSPVLMRPKSRGRIYLKSDNPFHWPRMEGNFYADYDDLAVLREGVKLTVDLIESRSFRGIGARLHSTPFYGCGQHRFRSDEYWECAIRRVGSTLQHQCGTCKMGPATDPEAVVNAQLQVYGIQGLRVVDASIIPTIPASHTNAVVFMIGEKAADMVKEFWANEIR; encoded by the exons ATGAAGGATTTTACTGCAAAAATG TCTTCAGCACCGTTGGTCCTATTGGTCCTTGCCATCACATCACGTGCTGGGGTGGCCATGCAAGATACCTTCTTCCAAAGACTGTTCGATGAAACCAGCGTTCTGTTTAATAACGGAACACCCCGTATTCCGGATACGACCGATTTCCGGAAGGAGTACGATTTCATCATCATTGGTGCCGGTTCGGGTGGGTCGGTCATGGCGAACCGTTTGTCGGAAATGCGGGACTGGAACGTGCTGTTGCTCGAGGCGGGCAAGGAGGGCAACATGCTGACGGAGGTACCACTAACCGCGGGGCTGACCAGCATTACCG GATATAACTGGGGTTACAAAGCGGATCCAATGAAGGGCGCCTGTTTGGGTCTCAAGGGAGGTGTCTGTAACTGGCCCAAAGGGCGCGGTCTCGGTGGTACGAGTCTCATAAACTTCCTCATCTACACAAGGGGACATCGGAGGGATTACGACGGCTGGGAACAGGCAGGCAATCCAGGATGGGGCTTTCGCGATGTGCTGGAATACTTCAAGAAGTCGGAACGTGTGCAAATTCCGGAGCTGCGCAACTCTCCTTACCGCTCCACGGCGGGGCCGGTGGACGTGGAGGAGTCATCGTTCGAGACACCTCTATTGAAGCGCTTCATCGATGCAGGGCGAGATCTGGGCTACATGGAGACGGATCCCAATGGTGAAATACAGCTCGGATTCGGAAAGGCACAAGCCACAATGCGCAGAGGGCGTCGGTGTAGTGCGGCAAAGGCTTACCTTGTGCCAGCCGCACGTCGACCAAATTTGGACATTTCGATGTACTCCCGAGTGACCAAAATACTGATCGATCCAGTCACGAAGCTAGCGTATGGTGTGGAGTTCATAAAGGGTAGACGACGATTCGTGATCCGTGCCCGAAAGGAAGTGATCTTGGCGGCTGGTGCCATCGCTTCTCCACAGCTACTAATGCTGTCCGGTGTGGGTCCAAGAGATCATCTGAAGGAAATTGGCATTCCGATGGTGCAGGATCTTGCGGTCGGGTATAACTTACAGGATCATCTGAATCTTCCCGGACTAGTCTTCCCAGTCGATCAACCGGTGACTGTACGGGAGCGTGACATGCGATCACCACGGTACATTATCGATTATATGATGAATGGTCGAGGTCCATTCACATCTCCCGGGGGTGCCGAAGGTGTTGCTTTCGTAAAGACGAACATCAGCTTCACGC CTCCAGACTATCCGGACATTGAGCTGGTAATGGGCACGGGAGCCTACAACAACGATGAGTCTGGATCGCTTCGGGCCACGATTGGAATAACGGACGAGTTCTATCACCACACGTATGGATCGATCCTTGGGAAGCACGCGTTCTCCGTTTCGCCGGTGTTAATGCGCCCAAAGAGTCGTGGACGAATCTATCTGAAGAGCGACAACCCGTTCCATTGGCCACGGATGGAGGGTAACTTCTACGCGGATTACGACGATCTGGCAGTGCTGCGGGAAGGTGTCAAGCTGACGGTGGATCTGATCGAATCGCGCAGCTTCCGCGGGATTGGTGCACGGTTGCACAGCACACCGTTCTACGGCTGTGGGCAGCATCGTTTCCGTAGCGACGAGTACTGGGAGTGTGCCATTAGAAGAGTCGGTAGCACGTTACAACATCAG TGTGGTACGTGCAAAATGGGACCGGCCACCGATCCGGAAGCGGTCGTCAATGCACAGTTGCAGGTGTACGGAATACAGGGTTTGCGCGTTGTCGATGCATCGATCATCCCCACTATTCCGGCGTCACACACCAACGCGGTGGTGTTTATGATCGGCGAGAAAGCAGCCGACATGGTGAAGGAATTCTGGGCCAACGAAATTCGCTGA
- the LOC128298846 gene encoding glucose dehydrogenase [FAD, quinone]-like: protein MVGTRWFAPLLMMVLLTIAPVLGQSSSATSIIFESLFDELSYLMRTGPNASVPIPETKRIRKEYDFVVIGAGSGGSVMANRLSEVPEWSVLLLEVGKEENIISNVPLTAGLTTATGYSWGYRSDPMRNACKGLEQGVCYWPKGRGLGGTSLINFLLYGRGHQRDYDEWEQAGNYGWGYRNVRKYFEKAEKIKGKYDNPQGYLHIEESSFETPMLQRYIEAGKSFGYRRIDPNDPVQLGFYKAQATMVNGERCSAARAYLKPVAYRSNLDISTHSWATKILIDPLTKTAFGVEFTKNKRTYTVRVRKEVILAAGAIASPQLLMLSGVGPREHLQQLDIPVIKDLRVGYNLQDHQTLSGLVFTVNQPVTIREQDMRRPVNFLSYLLGRSGPFTVPGGAEGIAFVKTNNSRSPDDYPDVELVLGTGAVNNDESGALRYTFGMTREFYERSFGPARGQHAFGIAPVLMRPKSRGRIWLKSRNPYRWPHMEGNFFDHPDDLATMVEGIKMAVRIGESDSFASYAAKLLTTPFYGCEKHRFRSDDYWRCCLQQVGASIQHQSGTCKMGPASDPEAVVDPELRVHGVNGLRVVDASIFPVIPSAHTNGVVIMVGEKAADMVKDFWNNQIP, encoded by the exons ATGGTTGGCACGCGATGGTTCGCTCCACTGTTAATGATGGTTTTACTCACGATCGCACCGGTCCTCGGTCAGTCATCATCCGCCACATCGATCATCTTCGAAAGTCTGTTCGATGAGCTGAGCTACCTGATGCGCACGGGCCCTAATGCATCCGTGCCGAtaccggagacgaagcgaattCGAAAGGAGTATGACTTTGTCGTGATTGGCGCCGGGTCGGGCGGCTCCGTCATGGCCAACCGTTTGAGCGAAGTTCCCGAATGGAGcgtactgctgctggaggtgGGCAAGGAGGAGAACATTATATCGAACGTGCCGCTAACGGCGGGCCTGACGACGGCTACAG GATACAGCTGGGGATACCGATCCGACCCAATGCGCAATGCGTGCAAGGGCCTTGAGCAGGGCGTTTGTTACTGGCCGAAAGGACGCGGCTTGGGCGGTACGAGTCTGATAAACTTCTTGCTGTACGGCCGCGGCCATCAGCGTGATTATGACGAATGGGAACAGGCGGGTAACTACGGCTGGGGATATCGGAACGTGCGGAAGTACTTCGAGAAGGCGGAGAAGATTAAAGGAAAGTACGACAACCCACAAGGCTATCTGCACATAGAAGAGAGCTCGTTTGAAACACCGATGTTGCAGCGATACATCGAAGCAGGCAAAAGCTTCGGCTACCGACGTATCGATCCAAATGATCCCGTGCAGCTGGGCTTCTACAAGGCACAGGCCACAATGGTTAATGGCGAACGATGTAGTGCAGCCCGTGCCTACCTGAAACCGGTCGCCTATCGGTCCAACCTGGACATCTCGACGCACTCGTGGGCTACCAAAATTTTGATCGATCCCCTCACAAAGACCGCTTTTGGGGTGGAGTTCACCAAGAACAAGCGGACCTACACTGTTCGTGTGCGGAAGGAGGTAATTCTCGCGGCTGGGGCGATCGCCTCGCCCCAGTTGCTGATGCTGTCCGGAGTGGGACCTCGCGAACATCTGCAGCAACTGGACATTCCGGTCATCAAGGATCTGCGCGTGGGCTACAACCTCCAGGACCACCAGACACTCTCCGGTTTGGTGTTTACCGTTAACCAGCCCGTCACCATCCGGGAGCAGGACATGCGCCGTCCGGTCAACTTTCTTAGCTATCTGCTGGGCCGCAGCGGTCCCTTCACCGTGCCCGGTGGCGCAGAAGGCATCGCCTTCGTGAAGACGAATAACTCCCGCTCGCCGGACGACTATCCGGATGTGGAGTTGGTGCTTGGAACGGGTGCGGTCAATAACGATGAGTCTGGTGCGCTTCGTTACACGTTCGGTATGACGCGCGAGTTCTACGAACGATCGTTCGGACCGGCTCGTGGTCAGCATGCGTTCGGTATTGCACCCGTGCTGATGCGCCCAAAAAGTCGCGGCCGGATATGGTTGAAGAGCCGCAATCCGTACCGATGGCCACACATGGAAGGCAACTTTTTCGACCATCCCGACGATCTGGCCACGATGGTGGAGGGCATCAAAATGGCGGTACGTATCGGGGAATCCGACAGTTTTGCTTCGTACGCTGCGAAGCTGCTCACGACACCGTTCTATGGCTGCGAGAAACATCGTTTCCGATCCGACGATTATTGGCGCTGCTGTCTGCAGCAAGTTGGGGCCAGCATTCAACATCAGTCCGGCACGTGCAAAATGGGCCCGGCAAGCGATCCGGAGGCGGTTGTTGATCCCGAACTGCGCGTGCACGGTGTTAACGGCTTGCGCGTGGTGGACGCTTCCATCTTCCCGGTCATACCATCGGCACATACGAATGGCGTTGTTATAATGGTGGGGGAAAAGGCGGCCGACATGGTGAAGGACTTTTGGAACAATCAAATTCCCtga